The Parabacteroides sp. AD58 genome includes a window with the following:
- a CDS encoding riboflavin synthase, whose translation MFSGIVEEAAKVVAIEKDKGNIHITMECSFVNELKIDQSVAHNGVCLTVVKKTDKTYTVTAIQETLDRSNLGHLVPGSLVNLERSMLMNGRLDGHIVQGHVDQTAVCTNVEEADGSWYYTFEYKFDKAMAQKGYVTVEKGSVCVNGVSLTVCNSQDNSFQVAIIPYTHDHTNFCQIEKGTVVNLEFDIVGKYISKMMQYK comes from the coding sequence ATGTTTTCAGGAATTGTAGAAGAAGCTGCCAAGGTGGTAGCGATAGAAAAAGATAAAGGCAACATTCATATTACGATGGAATGTTCGTTTGTGAATGAATTGAAGATCGACCAGAGCGTAGCACATAATGGTGTGTGCTTGACTGTCGTGAAGAAGACCGACAAAACGTATACGGTAACGGCTATTCAGGAAACATTGGATCGTTCGAACTTAGGGCATCTGGTGCCGGGCAGTCTGGTAAATCTGGAACGGAGCATGCTGATGAACGGCCGCTTGGACGGACATATCGTCCAGGGACATGTAGATCAGACGGCTGTTTGTACAAATGTGGAAGAAGCAGACGGCAGCTGGTATTATACGTTCGAATATAAATTCGACAAGGCAATGGCACAGAAAGGGTACGTGACGGTCGAAAAAGGTTCGGTATGCGTAAACGGAGTCAGTCTGACCGTATGTAATTCACAGGATAACAGCTTCCAGGTAGCGATTATTCCTTATACGCACGATCATACGAACTTCTGCCAGATCGAGAAGGGAACGGTAGTGAACCTCGAGTTTGATATCGTGGGAAAATATATCAGTAAGATGATGCAATATAAATAA
- a CDS encoding DUF6261 family protein: MATMLKPNEINLARLNNAEFTFFAGQICTYVNEGTVEALHVPQETYSAFSANYDKLIDLVDQSRIASETARITELDKQVDDLLSYFFSTVKTGCNHPIEVKRTAAQALQNVMKPYFGAQSLPQRQQVQTVDGLLKDLKKDENKAHLTALGLSEELVYLEEMNAEYKSLIESRAANQMANPVESAKPIRMEMYDQYDEIVTTAWAFSIASPSDVLTAFITKVNKLIADTNQAYNQRMAERKKSTEENKA, encoded by the coding sequence ATGGCAACAATGTTAAAACCCAACGAAATCAATCTTGCAAGATTAAACAACGCCGAATTTACTTTTTTTGCCGGACAAATCTGTACATACGTAAATGAAGGAACCGTTGAAGCACTTCATGTGCCCCAGGAAACCTATTCGGCTTTTTCGGCAAACTATGACAAGTTGATAGATCTGGTGGATCAAAGCCGGATTGCCTCCGAAACTGCCCGGATTACAGAATTGGACAAGCAGGTAGATGACTTGCTTTCGTATTTCTTCTCGACCGTTAAGACGGGATGCAATCATCCGATCGAGGTGAAACGAACGGCAGCACAGGCATTACAGAATGTGATGAAACCTTATTTCGGAGCCCAGTCGTTGCCCCAACGGCAGCAGGTACAGACGGTCGACGGCCTGCTGAAAGATTTGAAGAAAGATGAAAATAAGGCTCATCTCACGGCTTTGGGCTTGTCGGAAGAACTTGTGTATTTGGAAGAAATGAATGCGGAATATAAGTCGCTTATCGAAAGTCGTGCTGCTAATCAGATGGCGAATCCGGTTGAATCGGCCAAACCGATCCGTATGGAAATGTATGATCAGTATGATGAGATCGTGACTACCGCTTGGGCATTCAGTATCGCTTCGCCGTCTGATGTTCTTACGGCTTTCATTACCAAGGTGAACAAACTGATTGCCGATACCAACCAGGCGTATAACCAGCGCATGGCGGAACGAAAGAAATCAACTGAAGAAAACAAGGCTTGA
- a CDS encoding very short patch repair endonuclease: MDIWNKKKRSAVMARIKSKDTKPELIVRRYLYHRGYRYRKNVKKLPGTPDIVLRKYGIVIFIHGCFWHGHEVDSHIPHSNTDFWKKKIERNKQRDERNKVQLRKMGWRVMTIWECQLKPAVREQTLQEMEYHINHTYLEHFKPNPLKTYGIEENSPSLAAEGEAGYGELKIKQNK, from the coding sequence ATGGATATTTGGAACAAAAAGAAACGTTCGGCCGTCATGGCGAGGATTAAAAGCAAGGACACTAAGCCAGAACTTATCGTCCGCCGCTACTTGTACCACCGGGGCTACCGCTATCGCAAGAACGTGAAGAAGTTGCCGGGCACGCCCGATATTGTATTGCGCAAATACGGAATTGTGATCTTCATTCACGGCTGTTTTTGGCATGGACATGAAGTAGACAGCCATATTCCACACAGTAACACGGATTTCTGGAAAAAGAAAATCGAACGGAACAAGCAACGGGACGAACGCAACAAAGTGCAACTGAGGAAAATGGGCTGGCGGGTAATGACCATTTGGGAATGTCAGTTGAAACCTGCTGTCCGCGAACAGACATTGCAAGAAATGGAGTACCACATCAACCACACTTACCTAGAGCATTTCAAGCCCAACCCACTTAAAACGTATGGAATAGAAGAAAATTCCCCCAGCCTGGCAGCCGAGGGAGAAGCGGGGTATGGGGAATTAAAAATTAAACAGAATAAGTAG
- a CDS encoding type II restriction endonuclease — MGDLLNSAIEKVQNAKHAFCRFITVNDTGKNGSHQAGFYIPKCAASLLFDIPGVKGENKDKFVKVKWQDDFITDSRFIYYGQGSRNEYRITRLGKDFPFFEEEYLGGLLIIAQQSDDYYYGFVLQSDQDIDDFFAFFNLSSEKTNQLIDISQSVSLEERLDVEIQHIVSLYEDFPETRQMAKLARDIYNNIHKVTDSKICDNPDFQLLKWFDTEYSLFRSFEEKIYAPIYSKPFANCQELVKFSNAILNRRKSRAGKSLEHHLATIFSAAKLEFEEQVITEDNKKPDFIFPNGEAYHNLLFPAENLVFLGAKTTCKDRWRQVLNEANRIDIKYLFTMQQGISKNQLLEMKHEHVKLVVPESYKNSFDKECQPDIETLATFIAMVKSKQESRSTYSV, encoded by the coding sequence ATGGGAGATCTATTAAATAGCGCAATTGAAAAAGTGCAAAATGCAAAACATGCATTTTGTCGTTTCATTACAGTAAACGATACAGGGAAAAATGGCTCACATCAAGCAGGTTTTTATATTCCTAAGTGTGCGGCTTCTCTTTTATTTGATATTCCCGGCGTAAAAGGAGAGAATAAAGATAAATTTGTAAAGGTGAAGTGGCAGGATGACTTCATAACTGATAGCCGTTTTATCTATTATGGGCAAGGTTCACGTAACGAGTATCGCATTACTCGTTTAGGAAAGGATTTTCCTTTTTTTGAAGAAGAATATTTGGGTGGTTTGTTGATTATTGCACAGCAAAGTGATGATTATTACTATGGTTTTGTTTTACAATCAGATCAGGATATTGATGACTTTTTTGCATTCTTCAATCTTTCATCAGAAAAGACCAATCAGTTAATAGATATTTCACAATCTGTATCTCTTGAAGAACGGTTGGATGTGGAGATTCAACATATTGTTTCTTTATATGAAGATTTTCCGGAAACGAGACAAATGGCTAAATTGGCCAGAGATATTTATAATAATATCCATAAAGTTACAGATTCTAAGATTTGTGATAATCCTGACTTTCAGTTATTAAAATGGTTTGATACGGAATATAGTTTGTTCCGAAGCTTTGAAGAAAAGATATATGCTCCAATTTATAGTAAGCCATTTGCCAATTGTCAAGAGCTAGTTAAATTTTCTAATGCTATTTTAAACCGACGTAAATCACGAGCAGGTAAATCTTTGGAGCATCATCTCGCGACTATATTTTCAGCCGCTAAATTGGAATTTGAGGAACAAGTTATTACGGAGGACAATAAGAAGCCTGATTTTATATTCCCTAACGGAGAAGCATATCATAATTTATTGTTCCCAGCAGAAAATTTAGTTTTTCTTGGAGCTAAAACAACTTGCAAAGATCGTTGGCGTCAAGTATTGAATGAAGCCAACCGTATTGATATCAAATATTTGTTTACTATGCAACAAGGAATATCCAAGAATCAACTATTGGAAATGAAGCATGAACATGTAAAATTGGTGGTTCCTGAATCATACAAAAACTCATTTGATAAAGAATGTCAACCTGACATCGAAACATTAGCTACATTTATCGCAATGGTCAAATCTAAACAGGAGTCACGGTCTACTTATTCTGTTTAA
- the dcm gene encoding DNA (cytosine-5-)-methyltransferase: protein MNTTLSNIHLSDFPEKISITETSGGKVQIYMYGPKSYDNQLAVITHYLHNREFAKGFSIELAQKYLKEYLEYKFPKMEVTRNILCEPLQAGLFNDFFQIPFPDPEDYKFTFIDLFAGMGGFRLAMQAQGGKCIFSSEWNPFAQKTYMANFGEMPFGDITKEEIKKYIPDHFDVLCAGFPCQPFSIAGVSKKKSLGRETGFRDKTQGTLFFDVAEILSRHRPKAFYLENVKNLVSHDKGNTFKVIQATLEELEYSIHYKVMDGKDYVPQHRERIMIVGFDKRRYQGQEKFEFPMTNNPTRKIREILDSNPDPKYTLSDKLWNYLQDYAEKHRAKGNGFGFGLVDLDGISRTLSARYYKDGSEILIPQRKGMNPRRLTPRECARLMGYPDEYIINKVSDVQAYRQCGNSVVVPLITAVSEQLVKTMLKG from the coding sequence ATGAATACAACTTTATCTAATATACATTTATCTGATTTTCCTGAGAAGATTTCCATTACGGAAACTTCTGGGGGAAAAGTTCAAATATATATGTATGGTCCAAAATCTTATGATAATCAATTGGCGGTGATTACGCACTACTTGCATAATCGTGAATTTGCCAAAGGTTTCTCCATCGAACTAGCTCAAAAATATTTAAAAGAATATTTAGAATATAAGTTTCCCAAAATGGAAGTTACAAGGAATATACTATGTGAACCTTTGCAAGCAGGGCTATTTAATGATTTTTTTCAAATACCTTTCCCTGATCCTGAAGATTATAAGTTTACTTTTATTGATTTGTTTGCAGGGATGGGAGGATTCCGATTAGCTATGCAGGCGCAAGGGGGAAAATGTATTTTTTCTTCAGAATGGAATCCTTTTGCCCAAAAGACATATATGGCGAATTTTGGAGAAATGCCTTTTGGCGATATTACAAAAGAGGAGATAAAGAAATATATTCCCGATCATTTTGATGTGCTGTGTGCTGGATTTCCTTGTCAACCGTTTTCTATAGCAGGAGTGTCCAAGAAAAAAAGTTTAGGCAGGGAAACAGGTTTCCGTGATAAAACACAAGGAACTTTATTTTTTGATGTAGCTGAAATTTTAAGTCGTCATAGACCGAAAGCTTTTTATTTGGAAAATGTCAAAAATTTAGTATCTCATGATAAAGGTAATACATTTAAAGTGATTCAAGCCACATTGGAAGAGTTGGAATATTCCATACATTATAAGGTTATGGATGGTAAAGATTATGTACCGCAGCATAGAGAGCGAATAATGATTGTTGGTTTTGATAAGAGACGTTATCAAGGGCAAGAGAAATTTGAATTCCCTATGACAAATAATCCAACTAGAAAAATTCGAGAAATTTTGGATTCGAATCCAGATCCTAAATATACTCTTTCTGATAAATTGTGGAATTATTTGCAAGATTATGCAGAGAAACATCGAGCTAAAGGTAATGGATTCGGTTTTGGTTTGGTGGATTTGGATGGCATAAGTAGAACTCTTAGTGCAAGGTATTATAAGGATGGTTCAGAAATATTAATTCCACAAAGAAAAGGAATGAATCCTCGACGTTTGACTCCTAGAGAATGTGCTCGTTTAATGGGATATCCAGATGAGTATATTATAAATAAGGTTTCAGATGTTCAAGCATATAGGCAATGTGGTAATTCTGTCGTTGTGCCACTTATTACTGCTGTTTCAGAACAATTGGTCAAAACAATGCTAAAAGGTTAG
- a CDS encoding peptidylprolyl isomerase has product MMKSLLTSLLIAMMALSVPFAEAKAQEEKETLVQIDTDMGKIKVKLYNDTPLHRDNFIKNVKDHLYDGLLFHRVIKQFMIQAGDINSKDAPADKHLGDGDPDYTIPAEIVYPKHFHKAGALCAARTSDDVNPERASSASQFYIVTGKFFTEMELDKMEKEQNKEFTAEQRQAYMLEGGRPDLDDKYTVFGEVVSGMKTVFKIQMVETNTEDRPLKNIKIKSMKIVEK; this is encoded by the coding sequence ATGATGAAAAGCCTATTGACAAGTTTGCTGATAGCCATGATGGCTTTGTCTGTTCCTTTCGCAGAGGCAAAGGCACAGGAGGAGAAGGAAACCCTGGTACAGATTGATACCGATATGGGAAAAATCAAGGTAAAGTTGTATAACGACACGCCGTTGCACCGGGATAATTTCATCAAGAATGTGAAAGATCATTTATACGACGGACTCTTGTTCCACCGCGTAATCAAGCAATTCATGATTCAGGCGGGAGATATCAACTCGAAGGATGCGCCGGCAGACAAGCATTTGGGCGACGGTGATCCGGATTATACCATTCCAGCAGAAATCGTATATCCGAAGCATTTCCATAAGGCAGGCGCTTTGTGTGCGGCCCGGACAAGCGATGATGTCAATCCGGAACGGGCTTCGTCGGCTTCGCAGTTCTATATTGTGACCGGAAAATTCTTTACCGAGATGGAACTGGATAAGATGGAGAAGGAACAGAACAAGGAATTTACAGCCGAACAACGCCAGGCTTATATGCTGGAAGGTGGACGTCCGGACCTCGATGACAAATACACCGTATTTGGTGAAGTCGTAAGTGGCATGAAGACGGTATTCAAGATTCAGATGGTTGAAACCAATACCGAAGACCGTCCGCTCAAGAATATAAAGATTAAATCAATGAAAATAGTAGAGAAATAA
- a CDS encoding peptidylprolyl isomerase: MENQMNETQVVMHTSMGDIQLKLYNETPKHRDNFIQLVKDGTYNGLLFHRVIKDFMIQGGDVTSKDAPMNKSLGAGDLGYTVPAEFNYPKYFHKKGALCAARTGDEVNPERASSASQFYIVTGKKYSDAELNQMEKQLENRLKQSIFARLQAENKPKIMEYYRSGNKEELAILRDTLIGKTELEAEKRKDEAKLPKEIREIYKTEGGVPFLDNQYTVYGEVVKGIEVVDAIQQVKTNRQDRPTENVVITSVELLG; encoded by the coding sequence ATGGAAAATCAAATGAACGAAACGCAAGTGGTGATGCACACCTCGATGGGTGACATCCAGTTGAAATTATACAATGAAACACCCAAGCACCGGGACAATTTTATACAGCTGGTAAAAGACGGGACGTACAACGGATTGTTGTTTCACCGCGTCATCAAGGATTTTATGATCCAGGGCGGTGATGTAACATCGAAAGACGCGCCTATGAACAAATCATTAGGCGCCGGCGATCTGGGTTATACGGTTCCGGCAGAATTCAACTATCCGAAATATTTTCATAAGAAAGGCGCCCTGTGCGCTGCCCGTACCGGTGATGAAGTGAATCCGGAACGTGCTTCATCGGCTTCGCAGTTTTATATCGTGACCGGGAAAAAATATTCGGATGCCGAGCTGAACCAGATGGAAAAGCAGCTGGAGAACCGGCTGAAGCAATCTATTTTCGCCCGCTTACAGGCCGAGAACAAACCTAAGATCATGGAATATTACCGGAGCGGCAACAAGGAAGAATTGGCTATTTTGCGTGATACACTGATCGGGAAAACCGAACTGGAAGCGGAAAAGCGGAAAGACGAAGCCAAACTTCCGAAAGAAATACGGGAAATCTATAAGACGGAAGGCGGAGTTCCGTTCCTGGATAACCAATATACCGTTTATGGAGAAGTGGTAAAAGGTATCGAAGTAGTCGATGCCATCCAACAGGTTAAGACGAACAGACAAGACCGCCCGACAGAGAATGTCGTTATCACGTCCGTTGAACTGCTCGGTTGA
- a CDS encoding MATE family efflux transporter, which yields MNHYKETIRLGVPIMLGQLGIIIVGFADNIMVGHHSTQELAAASFVNNFFNLAFIFGMGFSYGLTPIVGRLFAQKQYAEVGATLKNSLAINFIVGILLSLCMLFLLFNLDWLNQPKELYPYIIPYYILQLFSVVFTMLFNSFKQFSDGTTDTLTPMYVMLSANVLNIVGNYFLIYGHGGFPELGLTGAGISTLFSRILTLVAFCWLFCKRKKYTEYLQGFRQSVINRESIRNLVRLGLPVGFQMGVETGSFSLSVIMMGWIGSTALAAYQVGGVVTTLGFMLYYGIGAAVSIRVSNFNGSRNNQEIRKAAQAGFVIINTFALLFIAFLLLFRTRIGYLFTPEEEVVKLVALFCWPMMLYQFGDGLQILFANALRGLTDVKYMAKMALVCHFGLALPIGYICGFILHLGALGVWFGFPVSLTTLGLCLGRRFLLLTRSTTE from the coding sequence ATGAATCATTATAAAGAAACAATACGCCTGGGTGTCCCGATTATGCTGGGACAGCTGGGCATTATTATTGTGGGCTTTGCCGATAATATCATGGTCGGGCATCACAGCACGCAGGAACTGGCGGCAGCTTCGTTTGTGAATAACTTCTTTAACCTGGCTTTCATCTTCGGAATGGGCTTTTCTTACGGATTGACACCCATTGTCGGTCGCCTGTTTGCCCAGAAACAATACGCCGAAGTAGGCGCTACGCTGAAGAACAGTCTGGCGATCAACTTCATCGTCGGTATCCTGTTAAGCCTTTGCATGCTGTTTCTGCTCTTCAACCTCGACTGGCTCAACCAGCCGAAAGAGCTGTATCCGTACATCATTCCGTATTATATTCTGCAACTCTTCTCGGTTGTCTTCACCATGCTGTTCAATTCGTTCAAGCAGTTCAGCGACGGAACGACCGATACGCTGACTCCGATGTATGTCATGCTGAGTGCCAATGTCCTCAATATCGTCGGGAATTACTTTCTCATTTACGGTCATGGCGGATTTCCGGAACTGGGATTGACAGGTGCCGGTATATCAACACTTTTCAGCCGTATCCTGACATTGGTTGCTTTCTGCTGGCTCTTTTGTAAAAGGAAGAAATATACCGAGTACCTTCAAGGTTTCAGACAAAGCGTCATCAACCGGGAAAGTATCCGGAATCTGGTACGCTTGGGTTTGCCGGTCGGTTTCCAAATGGGTGTAGAGACGGGATCTTTCAGTCTGAGTGTCATTATGATGGGCTGGATCGGCAGTACAGCGTTGGCAGCTTATCAGGTAGGAGGAGTTGTGACGACGTTAGGTTTTATGCTGTACTATGGTATCGGAGCGGCTGTTTCCATCCGGGTAAGCAATTTCAACGGAAGCCGGAATAATCAGGAAATACGCAAGGCGGCTCAGGCTGGCTTTGTAATTATCAACACATTCGCCCTGCTTTTCATCGCGTTTTTATTACTCTTCCGCACACGCATCGGCTATTTATTTACCCCGGAAGAAGAAGTCGTAAAGTTGGTGGCTCTCTTCTGCTGGCCCATGATGCTCTATCAGTTCGGCGACGGTCTGCAGATTCTATTCGCCAACGCCTTGCGCGGACTGACGGATGTCAAATACATGGCCAAGATGGCATTAGTGTGTCACTTCGGACTCGCCTTACCGATCGGTTACATCTGCGGCTTTATCCTCCATTTAGGAGCATTGGGTGTCTGGTTCGGTTTTCCGGTAAGCCTGACGACTTTAGGTTTATGTTTAGGAAGACGCTTTCTTCTCCTGACACGCTCAACAACCGAATAA
- the msrA gene encoding peptide-methionine (S)-S-oxide reductase MsrA, with amino-acid sequence MKQETAIFACGCFWGAQYQFEHAKGVIDSVVGYMGGDKEHPTYQEVKAHTTGHAEVTKVVFDADQTSYTDLCKLFFEIHDPAQTDGQGPDIGPQYRSEIFYLNEEQKKQAEEVIALLRSKGYEVNTRLTPASTFWEGEEYHQHYYDKTGGEPYCHIRTKKF; translated from the coding sequence ATGAAACAAGAGACTGCAATATTTGCGTGCGGCTGCTTTTGGGGCGCACAGTATCAGTTTGAACATGCCAAAGGAGTTATTGATTCGGTTGTCGGTTATATGGGCGGAGATAAGGAACATCCTACTTATCAGGAGGTAAAAGCGCATACAACGGGTCATGCTGAAGTGACGAAAGTGGTATTTGATGCCGACCAGACATCCTATACCGACTTATGTAAATTATTCTTTGAGATTCACGATCCGGCACAAACCGACGGACAAGGTCCGGACATTGGTCCGCAATACCGGAGTGAAATCTTTTATCTGAATGAAGAGCAGAAGAAACAGGCCGAAGAAGTAATTGCCTTGTTGCGGTCAAAAGGCTATGAAGTGAATACACGCCTTACGCCGGCTTCTACTTTCTGGGAAGGAGAGGAGTATCATCAGCATTATTATGACAAGACAGGCGGAGAACCTTATTGTCATATCCGAACCAAGAAATTTTAA
- a CDS encoding RluA family pseudouridine synthase, with protein MSVSKFHPFQSPTDGIELPEAFTNPFHYTPHPLCLLATKEVQAYLETRGDWREELEKGKMFGVLVVRKPTGEIGFLAAFSGNLAHSNNHDYFVPPVYDLLQPDGFFKIEEEQITAINHELEAMQHNPAYLSWKEELQQQQTAASQALQAAKTFLKTEKERRARLRETGLTADEDARLIQESQFQKAEYKRLERKWKAELTQLGTRILEYEKQIQQRKQERKKRSAALQLRLFAQFNLLNARGETKDLCEIFAPTAQQVPPAGAGECAAPKLLQYAYLNQLRPIAMAEFWWGNSPKTEIRRHGYFYPACKGKCEPILKHMLIGLPVTFQSVQTSVASDISLKILYEDNDLLVVNKPAGMLSVPGKEANFSVYDWARKQYPEATGPLIVHRLDMATSGLLLIAKKKEVHQHLQAQFKNRTIRKRYIARLDGIVDSDKGSIALPICPDPLDRPRQIIHETLGKPAFTTYEVLQRSAHQTWVAFYPHTGRTHQLRVHAAHPDGLNAPIEGDTLYGRESDRLYLHAELLEFDHPTTGKRIHIEKPADFYPTEK; from the coding sequence ATGTCTGTAAGCAAATTTCACCCCTTTCAATCCCCAACCGACGGTATCGAACTGCCGGAAGCGTTCACCAATCCGTTCCATTATACCCCGCATCCGCTTTGCCTTTTGGCGACAAAAGAAGTACAAGCCTATCTGGAAACACGGGGCGACTGGCGGGAAGAACTGGAGAAAGGGAAAATGTTTGGCGTGCTGGTTGTACGGAAACCAACGGGAGAAATCGGTTTCTTAGCGGCTTTCTCCGGGAATCTGGCCCATTCCAACAACCACGATTATTTTGTTCCGCCGGTCTATGACTTATTGCAACCCGACGGATTCTTCAAGATCGAAGAAGAACAGATTACTGCCATCAACCATGAACTCGAAGCGATGCAGCACAATCCGGCTTATTTGTCGTGGAAAGAGGAACTTCAACAACAGCAGACGGCCGCATCGCAGGCATTGCAAGCCGCCAAAACCTTCTTGAAAACAGAAAAAGAACGGCGGGCACGCCTCCGCGAAACGGGTCTGACTGCCGACGAAGATGCCCGGCTCATCCAAGAAAGTCAGTTCCAAAAGGCAGAATATAAACGGCTGGAACGAAAATGGAAAGCCGAACTCACCCAACTGGGAACACGTATCCTGGAGTATGAAAAGCAAATCCAGCAACGGAAGCAAGAACGGAAGAAACGGTCGGCAGCCCTTCAGCTCCGGCTTTTCGCCCAGTTTAATCTGTTAAATGCCCGAGGAGAGACAAAAGATCTTTGTGAAATCTTTGCACCGACAGCCCAGCAAGTTCCTCCCGCCGGAGCAGGCGAATGTGCTGCACCCAAACTGCTGCAATATGCCTATTTGAATCAGCTTCGTCCGATTGCGATGGCTGAATTCTGGTGGGGCAATTCTCCGAAAACAGAAATACGCCGGCATGGTTACTTCTACCCTGCCTGCAAAGGAAAATGCGAACCGATCCTCAAACACATGCTAATCGGCCTGCCGGTTACCTTCCAATCGGTCCAGACCTCGGTTGCATCCGATATTTCTTTGAAGATTCTTTATGAAGACAATGACCTGCTGGTCGTCAACAAGCCGGCGGGCATGTTGTCGGTTCCCGGGAAAGAAGCCAACTTTTCTGTCTACGACTGGGCACGAAAACAATATCCAGAAGCCACCGGTCCGCTGATAGTTCACCGTCTGGATATGGCTACTTCCGGTCTGTTGCTGATTGCCAAGAAAAAAGAAGTTCACCAACATCTGCAGGCACAGTTTAAGAACCGGACCATCCGCAAACGATACATCGCCCGGCTCGATGGCATCGTCGATTCGGATAAAGGAAGTATTGCTCTGCCCATCTGCCCCGATCCACTGGATCGTCCGCGGCAAATCATCCATGAAACCTTAGGCAAACCCGCCTTCACTACGTATGAAGTGCTCCAAAGGAGTGCCCATCAAACGTGGGTTGCCTTCTATCCGCATACCGGACGTACGCACCAACTGCGCGTCCATGCCGCACATCCTGACGGATTAAATGCCCCGATCGAAGGCGATACACTTTACGGGCGAGAATCGGACCGCCTGTATTTACACGCCGAACTCCTGGAGTTTGATCATCCTACTACCGGGAAACGGATCCACATCGAAAAGCCGGCCGATTTTTATCCTACGGAGAAATAA
- a CDS encoding uracil-DNA glycosylase family protein produces MKETVAEKHPLGFFLPENTQLLMLGSFPPPQQRWSMNFYYPNIQNDMWRILGLLFYADKDFFLEAPRKFSEEKCKAFCREKGLGIGDTGVEVIRQKGNASDKFLEIVRPIDLEKVLAQIPQCRAIVVTGQKAMDTLLSVLSLYALVEEPAVGTFSPFVWHGREMKLFRMPSSSRAYPKPLPEKAAIYRKMFELLGMLPAEEKEK; encoded by the coding sequence ATGAAAGAAACCGTAGCCGAGAAACATCCGCTGGGATTCTTTCTGCCCGAAAATACACAGTTGCTGATGTTGGGGAGTTTTCCTCCGCCTCAGCAACGTTGGTCCATGAATTTCTACTATCCGAATATACAAAACGATATGTGGAGAATTCTTGGACTTTTGTTTTATGCGGACAAAGACTTCTTTTTGGAAGCGCCCCGGAAATTCAGTGAAGAGAAATGTAAGGCTTTCTGCCGGGAAAAAGGTTTGGGAATAGGCGATACTGGCGTAGAGGTCATCCGCCAGAAAGGAAATGCTTCGGATAAGTTCCTTGAAATCGTCCGACCGATTGATTTGGAAAAGGTATTGGCTCAGATTCCGCAATGCCGGGCCATTGTCGTTACCGGGCAAAAGGCCATGGATACGCTTTTGTCGGTCTTGTCGTTATATGCACTGGTAGAAGAACCGGCAGTCGGAACTTTTTCTCCTTTTGTCTGGCATGGAAGAGAAATGAAACTGTTTCGTATGCCTTCTTCATCGCGAGCCTATCCGAAACCATTACCGGAAAAAGCGGCTATCTATCGGAAAATGTTCGAATTACTGGGAATGTTGCCTGCTGAGGAAAAAGAAAAATGA